The following DNA comes from Myxococcota bacterium.
AGCCGCTGCGCATCGTCGGCATGCCGGGCTCGCCCTACAGCCGCAAGCTGCGCGCGGCGTTGCGCTACCGGCGCATCCCCCATCTGTGGCTGCTGCAGCGCTCGCTCGAAGGCCGCGGACTGCCGCAGCCCAAGGTGCAGCTCCTGCCGCAGCTGGTCGGTCCCACGGGCCCGGGCGGCGCGCTCGAGGCGCGCACCGACTCGACGCCGCTCCTGCGCGCGCTCGAGCGCGAGTACCCCGGCCGCTCGCTCGTGCCGCCCGATCCCGTCGTCGCCTTCCTCGACTCGCTGCTCGAGGACTACGCCGACGAGTGGCTCACCAAGGCCATGTTCCACTACCGCTGGGCCTATCCGGCCGACATCGCCCGCGCCTCGGCCATCCTGCCGCGCTGGGGCCAGACCGCCCAGCCCGAGTCACAGGCCCGCGAGCTCGGCGACGTGTTCGCCAAGCGCCAGATCGACCGGCTCTGGGTCGTGGGCTCGAACGAGAGCACCGGCGCGCTGATCGAGGCCAGCTATCACCGGCTGTTGGCGCTGCTCGACGCGCGGCTCGGCGAGTCGCGCTTCGTGATGGGCGCGCGCCCCGGCGCGAGTGACTTCGCGATCTACGGCCAGCTCACGCAGCTCGTCGGCTTCGACCCCACGCCCGCGGCGATCGCGCTCGCCGAGGCGCCGCGCGTGGTCGCCTGGGTCGATTTCGTGGAAGACCTGTCGGGCGTCGAGCCGCGCGACGACGGCTGGATCCGGCGCGACGCCGTGCCGGCCTCGTTTCGCGCGCTGCTGGCCGAGGCGGGCCGCGTCTACGCGCCGTTCCTGCTCGCCAACGCGGCGGCGCTGGCGCGCGGCGCCGAGCGGGTCGAGTGCGAGATCGACGGCCGGCCCTGGGTGCAGCGGCCGTTCCCGTACCAGGGCAAGTGTCTCGGCTGGCTGCGCGAGGAGCGCGCGGCGCTCTCGCCCGCGGACCGGCGCGCCGCCGACGAGTCACTCGCCGGGACGGGCCTCGAAACGCTGTTCGCTCACTCCAGCTGACTCGTCCGCACCTCGGCGGAGCCTGCCGGCAGCTCGATCAAGAGGCCGTCGTCGGCCAGCGTCCAGTCGCCCTTGCGCACGTCGGCCACGCCGCGCACGAACACCCGCTCCATCACGCCGAAGCGCGGGGAGGGCGTCAGGTGGTAGAGCACGAGCAGCTTCACCCCTGCCTCGTTCGCGCTCTCCGCGGCTTCGACGGGCGAGGTGTGGTACGAGGGGATGTCGTGCATGATCTTCGCGACGCGCGGCCGGCCGTGGGCCGCGGCCGCCTCGCCGATCATCGCCACCAGGTGATTGGCCTGGGCCTCGTGCAGCAGCACGTCGGCGCCCTTGGCCGCGGCGATGAGTGAGTCGCTCTTTGCGGTGTCTCCACTCACCACCACCGAGCGGCCCTTGTAGTCGAAGCGATAGCCGTAGGCGGGCTTCACGGGGTCGTGCTTCACGCGGAAGGCGGTGATCCGCAGCCCGTTCTCCTCGAGCACCACCACGGGCGCGCCGGTCTCGGCCGGGCCGGGGATCGGCTGCGGCACCAGCGCTTCGCGTTCGGGGATCATGAAATCGGCGCCGTGGTGCAGCACCCGGTAGCTGGTGTCGAGCGCGTAGGCCTCGTTGAAGCCGGCAGTCACCCGTTCCACGCCGGGCGGGCCGTACACGCGCAGCGCCTCGGGCCGGCCCCCGGCCCAGGTGTTCAGGTTGAGCTCGCCCAGGTCGCCGATGTGGTCGGAGTGGAAGTGAGTCAGGAGCACGCCCGCGATCCGCGTCGGGTCGACCCGCAGGAGCCCCAGCCGGTTCGCGGAGCCGGGGCCCGTGTCGACCACCCAGTAGCGGCCGCCCGCGAACACCGCCACGCACGCCTTCGCGCGCGACGGATGGGGCAGGGGCGAGGCCGTGCCGCACACGAGCACGCGCAAGCCGTCATCGCCGTAGAGTGAGTCGTTGTCGGAAGCCACCAAGTGCCCGATCGCCGCGCGCATCACGGCATCCTGCACCGCGGGAATGCGCTCGGCGATCGCGAACGCGAGCGCGAGCGCAGCCACCAAGCCCGCCAGCCAACCCAGGACGCGCGCCATGGCCCCTCCGATGCGGGCATCGGCCCGCGTGAATATTATGGCACACGTAGTGCCAATTGTGTCATCGGTCGGGCGTCAGCAGCGCCAGGCCGAACAGGGCCAGGATCAGCGCGAGCGCGATGCCCAGCGAGAGCCCGAGCGCCTGCCACCAGGACCGCTGTCTCCGGCCCTCGGCCAGCTGCTGCTCGATCTGCTGCCCCTGCTCGCTCTGGGCGATCACCCGCGTGACCACGCTCGCCAGGAGCGGCAACGAGCGGAGTGAGCCGACGCGCGGCAGCACGTAGCCCACGCTGAGCAGCGCAGCGGTCGCGATCGAGCCGAGCAGCAGCGCGCTGCGGGCCGCATCCGGGCGCCCCGTGGCGCGGTAGTTCCGGGCCATGAACAGGCTGCCCGCGAAGGGCGAGCCGAGGATGGCCCCGGCGAAGATCTGATTCACGGTGTAGAGCGGCACACGACGCGCATCCTCCGACTCGAGCGCGGCGCCGGGCGGGGCGTAGGGTTCTTGGCTCAACCCAGTCAGCATACTCCCGCGGACGCCGGACTAGAATGACCGGGGGAGGAAGACATGACCGTTCCAGCGGCCTGCTTCCTCGTGTGGCTCGCGGTCTGGGCCGCGTGCGCCGTCACGCCGCTCGACCGCAGTGACTGGTTGCTCGAGAACCTGCTCACGTTCGCCTTCGTGGGGACGCTGCTCGCGACGTTCCGCTCCTTCCGCTTCTCGGACCGCGCTTACGTGCAGATGGCCATCTTCATGGTCCTGCACGCGGTCGGCGGGCACTACACGTACGCCAAGGTCCCGCTCGGCGACTGGCTCCGGGACGGGCTCGGGCTGTCGCGCAATCACTTCGACCGGGTGGTCCACTTCTCCTTCGGTCTCCTGCTCATGCGGCCCATGCGCGAGCTCGGCTTCCGCAACGCGCCGCACCTGGGGCGCTTCGCGAAGCTCTACTTCAGCGTGGCCGGAATCGGCCTGTGGAGCATGGGGTACGAGATCCTCGAGTGGCTCGTCGCCGCGCTCGTGGACCCGTCCGCCGGCACCGCGTACCTGGGCACGCAGGGCGACGAGTGGGACGCCCAGAAGGACATGGGTCTCGCGCTCGTGGGCGCGCTGATCGCGGCGCTGTTCCAGTACCGCGACGGGCGCCCGACCAGCGAGTGACTCAACCGCCGGGCACGCGCTCGAAGGCCGGGATGCCCGACGGGATCGTGTGGAAGGACTGCTTGTCCTTGGTGAAGATGGCCATCTGCGGCCCGCCGAACAGGTTCGGGTCGTCGAACGTGCCGACCTTCAGGATCACGCCGCCCGGCACCGTGGGGGCGCGCGTCAGGATGTGCGTGCCGCAGTCGGGGCAGAACTCGCGCGTGACCGCCTTGGCGAGGTCCTTGCGCGCGAAGCCCTTGGCCGAGCCCTTGGTGTAGCTGAAGCCCGACGCCGGCATGGCCACGATCACGTTCGGGTGGCCGCCCGAGAAATACTGGCACTCGCGGCAGTGACACTGACCCTTGAACATCGGGTCGCCCTCCGCCTTGTAGCGCAGCGCCCCGCAGTAACATCCGCCTTCGATCTTCATCGCCGGTCCTCCGCTGTTTCCCCGACGCGGAAAATCCTATCCGAACGCCGCGTGTCCTGTACGATCGGGCCTTCCATGCGCGTACGGTTCTCCGTCTTGCTCTCGCTCGCGTGCCTCGTCGCCTGTGTCTCGCAGCCGCCCCGGCCCGCGACGGAGGACCTGACGTTCTGCCGCGCGGGCTGGCAGGCGACCGAGGCGGGCGACAACCCGCGCGCGCTCGCACTCTTCCAGCGCTGCATCGCGGAGGGTCACCTCGGTGAGCCGGCGCTCGCGCAGACCTGGCGCAACATCGGCATCACCTACCGGCACATGAACGACTGGCCGAAGGCGATCGACGCGTTCGACCAGGCGCTCGCGCACTCGCCGCAAAAGCCGTGGGAGGACTACGTGAACCGCGCGAACACCTGGTCCGACGCGGGTGACTCGGACAAGGCGCTGGCCGATTACCAGCGCGCGCTCGACGTGCACCCCGACTACGATCAGGCCCATCTCGAGCGCGGGATCGAGTACGAGCGCCAGGGCAAGCAGGCCGAGGCGTACGCCGACTTCCAGCGCGCCTACGAGCTCGGCATGCGCTCGGACTTCCTCATGGGCCGGATCCGCGACTACCGCGCGCGTGGTTTCGGCAAGGCGCCGCCCGTGCCCGGAGGGCCGCTCGAGAAGCTCG
Coding sequences within:
- a CDS encoding glutathione S-transferase C-terminal domain-containing protein, with protein sequence MSAEPLRIVGMPGSPYSRKLRAALRYRRIPHLWLLQRSLEGRGLPQPKVQLLPQLVGPTGPGGALEARTDSTPLLRALEREYPGRSLVPPDPVVAFLDSLLEDYADEWLTKAMFHYRWAYPADIARASAILPRWGQTAQPESQARELGDVFAKRQIDRLWVVGSNESTGALIEASYHRLLALLDARLGESRFVMGARPGASDFAIYGQLTQLVGFDPTPAAIALAEAPRVVAWVDFVEDLSGVEPRDDGWIRRDAVPASFRALLAEAGRVYAPFLLANAAALARGAERVECEIDGRPWVQRPFPYQGKCLGWLREERAALSPADRRAADESLAGTGLETLFAHSS
- a CDS encoding MBL fold metallo-hydrolase; protein product: MARVLGWLAGLVAALALAFAIAERIPAVQDAVMRAAIGHLVASDNDSLYGDDGLRVLVCGTASPLPHPSRAKACVAVFAGGRYWVVDTGPGSANRLGLLRVDPTRIAGVLLTHFHSDHIGDLGELNLNTWAGGRPEALRVYGPPGVERVTAGFNEAYALDTSYRVLHHGADFMIPEREALVPQPIPGPAETGAPVVVLEENGLRITAFRVKHDPVKPAYGYRFDYKGRSVVVSGDTAKSDSLIAAAKGADVLLHEAQANHLVAMIGEAAAAHGRPRVAKIMHDIPSYHTSPVEAAESANEAGVKLLVLYHLTPSPRFGVMERVFVRGVADVRKGDWTLADDGLLIELPAGSAEVRTSQLE
- a CDS encoding DUF2238 domain-containing protein, which translates into the protein MTVPAACFLVWLAVWAACAVTPLDRSDWLLENLLTFAFVGTLLATFRSFRFSDRAYVQMAIFMVLHAVGGHYTYAKVPLGDWLRDGLGLSRNHFDRVVHFSFGLLLMRPMRELGFRNAPHLGRFAKLYFSVAGIGLWSMGYEILEWLVAALVDPSAGTAYLGTQGDEWDAQKDMGLALVGALIAALFQYRDGRPTSE
- a CDS encoding GFA family protein; the encoded protein is MKIEGGCYCGALRYKAEGDPMFKGQCHCRECQYFSGGHPNVIVAMPASGFSYTKGSAKGFARKDLAKAVTREFCPDCGTHILTRAPTVPGGVILKVGTFDDPNLFGGPQMAIFTKDKQSFHTIPSGIPAFERVPGG